Proteins encoded within one genomic window of Kibdelosporangium phytohabitans:
- a CDS encoding TetR/AcrR family transcriptional regulator, which yields MRQNPERRTALLDAAIEVLAREGSRGLTLRAVDKEADVPIGTSSNYFASRDTLLTQAGARVYERLLPDEATVAQQMSSAVGTEGFVYLMREAMTRISGFRTGYLALLELRLEATRRPELREVLTKRVRADMDENVERHLASGLPGDAVSVRLLQLTLSWLILEQLTLPDIMTDEERDELVTEAVLRLSAPSKRE from the coding sequence ATGCGGCAGAACCCGGAGCGGCGCACCGCGTTGCTGGACGCGGCCATCGAGGTCCTGGCCAGGGAAGGATCACGGGGCCTGACCCTGCGCGCGGTCGACAAGGAGGCGGACGTGCCGATCGGGACGTCCTCGAACTACTTCGCCAGCCGGGACACGCTGCTGACCCAGGCGGGGGCCCGGGTTTACGAGCGCCTGCTGCCGGATGAGGCCACCGTCGCGCAACAGATGTCGTCCGCGGTGGGTACCGAGGGCTTCGTGTACCTGATGCGGGAGGCGATGACGCGGATCTCCGGATTCCGGACCGGCTACCTCGCGCTGCTGGAGTTGCGGCTGGAGGCGACCCGGCGACCGGAGTTGCGCGAGGTGCTCACCAAACGGGTACGCGCGGACATGGACGAGAACGTCGAGCGGCACCTCGCTTCGGGCCTGCCCGGGGACGCCGTCTCGGTGCGGTTGCTTCAGCTGACGTTGAGCTGGCTGATCCTGGAGCAGCTCACGCTGCCCGACATCATGACCGACGAGGAACGCGACGAGCTCGTCACCGAAGCCGTCCTCCGGCTGTCCGCACCGAGCAAACGTGAATGA
- a CDS encoding ATP-binding cassette domain-containing protein codes for MAEREIRIRGARTHNLKSVDVDVPRGRVVVFVGLSGSGKSSLVFDTIAAEAGFQLNETFPPFTRNRLPKWSRPDVGEIGGLSPVVVIDQRRIGGNARSTVGTITDAWTYLRLLFSRVSTPHVGESNHFSFNDPAGMCETCSGLGEVVASAVERFVDLGKSLKDGAILLPGAGSGGYWYAQYADIGTFDADTPLRDWTQAERDALLYGGEYAARLGKRAPKDYEGIVERFERIYLHTSDNLSDRKKEVIARFTRSEVCPDCHGDRLTKASRTATVLDRTIGEMSRMEISELAGLVTDVTDAQVAPVVAALKDRLDAMVTIGLGYLHLGRATTTLSGGESQRIKTVKHLGSSLIEMLYVFDEPTVGLHPHDVSSMTALLNQLRDKGNSVLVVEHDPAVMAIADQIVEIGPRAGEQGGELVFQGTFAELRKADTPTAVALAQDRSIKDSPRPSRGTITVANANRNNLKDVTADIPAGVMTVLTGVAGSGKSSLAAELVTQHNAVVIDQKPVSTNRRSTPITYTGIATPIRKLFARRNNVSASLFSANSDGACPDCDGLGVIYTDLAFMDGQETVCQTCHGRRFKPEVLEHKVDGLSIADVDDLTIAGAIDRLPDAAISKALRHLDEVGLGYLRLGQPLSTLSGGECQRVKIAKELREAVDPTLYVLDEPTTGLHLSDIDTLLRVLDNLVERDHTVVVIEHNLDVIRQADWLIDLGPGPGKHGGEILYQGPAGDITGTATAAALHGK; via the coding sequence ATGGCTGAGCGTGAGATCCGGATCCGAGGTGCCCGCACCCACAACCTGAAGTCCGTCGACGTCGACGTGCCGCGAGGCCGAGTCGTGGTGTTCGTCGGCTTGTCGGGGTCGGGCAAGTCGTCGCTGGTGTTCGACACCATCGCCGCCGAGGCCGGGTTCCAGCTCAACGAGACCTTCCCGCCGTTCACCCGCAACCGGCTGCCGAAGTGGTCGCGCCCCGACGTCGGCGAGATCGGCGGGCTGTCCCCGGTCGTGGTGATCGACCAGCGCCGGATCGGCGGCAACGCCCGTTCGACGGTCGGCACGATCACCGACGCCTGGACCTACCTGCGGCTGCTGTTCTCCCGCGTGAGCACGCCACACGTCGGCGAGTCGAACCACTTCTCGTTCAACGACCCGGCGGGCATGTGCGAGACGTGCTCGGGGCTCGGCGAGGTCGTGGCCAGTGCCGTCGAGAGGTTCGTCGACCTCGGCAAGTCGTTGAAGGACGGTGCCATCCTGCTGCCCGGCGCGGGCAGCGGCGGCTACTGGTACGCCCAGTACGCCGACATCGGCACGTTCGACGCCGACACGCCCTTGCGTGACTGGACCCAGGCCGAGCGGGACGCGCTGCTGTACGGCGGTGAGTACGCGGCGCGCCTCGGCAAACGGGCCCCGAAGGACTACGAGGGCATCGTCGAACGGTTCGAACGGATCTACCTGCACACGTCCGACAACCTGTCCGACCGCAAGAAGGAGGTCATCGCGCGGTTCACCCGTTCCGAGGTGTGCCCGGACTGTCACGGCGACCGGCTCACCAAGGCCAGCCGGACCGCCACGGTGCTCGACCGCACCATCGGCGAGATGTCCAGGATGGAGATCAGCGAACTGGCCGGCCTGGTCACGGACGTGACCGACGCCCAGGTGGCGCCGGTGGTGGCCGCGTTGAAGGACCGGCTGGACGCCATGGTCACGATCGGGCTCGGCTACCTGCACCTCGGCCGCGCCACCACGACCTTGTCCGGCGGCGAGTCGCAGCGGATCAAAACCGTCAAGCACCTGGGCAGCAGCCTGATCGAGATGCTGTACGTGTTCGACGAGCCCACCGTCGGCCTGCACCCGCACGACGTCTCGTCGATGACGGCCCTGCTCAACCAACTGCGGGACAAGGGAAACAGCGTTCTGGTCGTGGAGCACGACCCCGCGGTGATGGCCATCGCCGACCAGATCGTCGAGATCGGGCCCCGCGCGGGCGAGCAGGGCGGCGAACTCGTGTTCCAGGGCACGTTCGCCGAGCTGCGCAAGGCGGACACGCCGACAGCGGTCGCGCTGGCGCAAGATCGGTCCATCAAGGACAGTCCGCGGCCGTCGCGCGGGACCATCACGGTGGCCAACGCCAACCGCAACAACCTCAAGGACGTCACCGCGGACATCCCGGCAGGCGTGATGACCGTGCTCACCGGCGTCGCGGGCTCGGGGAAGTCGAGTCTCGCGGCCGAGCTCGTCACCCAGCACAACGCTGTCGTGATCGACCAGAAACCGGTCAGCACCAACCGCCGTTCGACACCGATCACGTACACCGGCATCGCAACGCCCATCCGGAAGCTGTTCGCGCGCCGCAACAACGTTTCGGCCAGCCTGTTCAGCGCCAACTCCGACGGCGCGTGCCCCGACTGCGACGGGCTCGGCGTCATCTACACCGACCTGGCGTTCATGGACGGCCAGGAAACGGTCTGCCAGACGTGCCATGGACGGCGGTTCAAGCCCGAAGTGCTGGAACACAAGGTGGACGGCCTGTCCATCGCCGACGTCGACGACCTCACCATCGCCGGGGCGATCGACCGGCTGCCGGACGCGGCGATCAGCAAGGCGTTGCGGCACCTCGACGAGGTCGGCCTCGGCTACCTGCGGCTCGGCCAGCCGCTGAGCACGCTGTCCGGCGGCGAATGCCAACGCGTGAAGATCGCCAAAGAGCTGCGTGAGGCCGTCGACCCGACGTTGTACGTGCTCGACGAACCGACGACCGGGCTGCACCTGAGCGACATCGACACATTGCTGCGGGTGCTGGACAACCTCGTCGAACGAGACCACACCGTGGTCGTCATCGAGCACAACCTCGACGTGATCAGGCAAGCCGACTGGCTGATCGACCTCGGGCCGGGGCCGGGCAAACACGGCGGGGAAATCCTGTACCAGGGCCCGGCCGGGGACATCACCGGCACCGCGACCGCCGCTGCTCTGCACGGGAAGTGA
- a CDS encoding hemolysin family protein: MSGLSTWWALVISVGAVALSAFFVAVEFALVAARQYRLEEAAESSLSARAALRSSRELSLVLAGSQLGITLCTLVLGAVSKPAVHNMMTPLTTSLGLPEVTADVFAFVLALIVVTFVHLVVGEMAPKSWAIAHPELSATVLALPMRVFMWLTRPLLVALNSMANWLLHRFGVEAVDEVSAGRGPDDLRQLLDHSAKAGALDGSRHEQLAIALELNSRPLREIVRPDPASVGPDVTCAQIRAAARSSGHLRLLVQSEGQPVGVVHVRDALLRPAATTARELMRPVLTLDAPTPIYAALSTMRETRNHLAVVRSDGVIEGIVTLDDVLNQLLPVA; encoded by the coding sequence ATGAGTGGCCTGAGCACGTGGTGGGCGTTGGTGATCTCGGTCGGCGCCGTGGCGTTGAGCGCGTTCTTCGTCGCCGTGGAGTTCGCGTTGGTGGCCGCCAGGCAGTACCGCTTGGAGGAGGCAGCCGAGTCGAGTTTGTCGGCACGGGCGGCGTTGCGCAGCTCCCGTGAGCTGTCGCTGGTTCTGGCCGGGTCGCAGCTTGGGATCACGTTGTGCACGCTTGTGCTCGGCGCGGTGTCCAAACCGGCCGTGCACAACATGATGACGCCGTTGACGACCAGCTTGGGCCTGCCCGAGGTGACCGCCGACGTCTTCGCGTTCGTGCTGGCGTTGATCGTCGTCACGTTCGTGCACCTCGTGGTCGGCGAGATGGCGCCGAAATCGTGGGCCATCGCGCATCCCGAGCTGTCGGCGACGGTGCTCGCGTTGCCGATGCGGGTGTTCATGTGGCTGACGCGCCCGCTTCTGGTGGCGCTCAACAGCATGGCGAACTGGTTGTTGCACCGGTTCGGCGTCGAGGCCGTCGACGAGGTCAGCGCCGGCCGCGGCCCGGACGACCTGCGCCAGCTGCTGGACCACTCGGCGAAGGCGGGCGCGCTGGACGGTTCGCGGCACGAGCAGCTGGCCATCGCGTTGGAGCTGAACTCCCGGCCGTTGCGGGAGATCGTGCGTCCCGACCCGGCATCCGTCGGACCGGACGTGACCTGCGCGCAAATCAGGGCAGCGGCACGATCCAGCGGACACCTCCGGCTGCTGGTCCAGTCCGAGGGACAGCCGGTCGGTGTCGTGCACGTGCGGGACGCGCTGCTGCGGCCCGCGGCGACGACAGCCCGGGAGCTGATGCGGCCGGTGCTGACGTTGGACGCGCCGACGCCGATCTACGCGGCGCTCAGCACGATGCGCGAAACCCGCAACCACTTGGCGGTGGTCCGGTCCGACGGCGTGATCGAGGGCATCGTCACGCTGGACGACGTGCTCAACCAGTTGCTGCCGGTAGCCTGA
- a CDS encoding helix-turn-helix transcriptional regulator, translated as MADVMRRVLALLAALQTGKAFSGDELATRLDVTPRTLRRDVDRLRGYGYPVETQPGPGGYYRLAAGRAMPPLLLDDDEAIATLLGLATLASTGDASEGSVDDAATRAYGKVDQFLPKRLRPRAVALRASLETTPMPAPGTSAEAMSTLAEAIHHRHVVTFDYAGATATASSRRVEPHRQIHLHLRWYLLAWDLGKADWRVFRTDRITGLQRLGQGFDPRPLPAGSGIDYLRQGLAKDKQRVVVTVDASVTVVADAFKYRDGEFTAIAENRTRVVLVLDTWQWLLQSLAFLDAGFTIDEPAEFREMCRRFGTRLVEQ; from the coding sequence ATGGCCGACGTGATGCGACGAGTGCTCGCGTTGCTGGCGGCGTTGCAGACAGGCAAGGCCTTCAGCGGCGACGAACTGGCGACGCGCCTCGACGTCACACCGCGCACGCTGCGGCGTGACGTCGATCGGCTGCGCGGATACGGGTATCCCGTGGAAACCCAGCCGGGGCCAGGCGGCTACTACCGGCTGGCCGCCGGGCGCGCCATGCCCCCGCTGCTGCTGGACGACGACGAGGCCATCGCGACCCTGCTCGGCCTGGCCACGCTCGCGTCCACCGGGGACGCCAGCGAGGGCAGCGTGGATGACGCGGCGACTCGTGCGTACGGCAAGGTCGACCAGTTCCTGCCCAAACGCCTGCGACCGCGGGCTGTGGCGTTGCGGGCCAGCCTGGAGACGACCCCGATGCCCGCGCCGGGCACCAGCGCCGAGGCGATGAGCACGCTCGCCGAGGCGATCCACCACCGGCACGTGGTGACGTTCGACTACGCGGGCGCGACCGCGACCGCCAGCAGCCGCCGGGTGGAGCCGCATCGGCAGATCCACCTGCACCTGCGCTGGTACCTGCTGGCGTGGGATCTCGGCAAGGCCGACTGGCGTGTCTTCCGCACCGACCGCATCACCGGGCTCCAGCGGCTGGGGCAGGGTTTCGACCCGCGTCCGTTGCCTGCCGGCAGCGGTATCGACTACCTCCGCCAAGGCCTCGCCAAGGACAAGCAGCGGGTGGTCGTGACCGTCGACGCGTCCGTGACCGTGGTGGCGGACGCCTTCAAGTACCGGGATGGCGAGTTCACCGCCATCGCCGAGAACAGGACGCGGGTCGTCCTGGTCCTCGACACATGGCAGTGGCTGCTGCAAAGCCTGGCGTTCCTCGACGCCGGCTTCACCATCGACGAACCCGCCGAGTTCCGCGAGATGTGCCGCCGGTTCGGCACACGCCTCGTGGAGCAGTGA
- a CDS encoding alpha/beta fold hydrolase, which translates to MIVFLHGVPETSAIWRKVQAAVGVESVALDLPGFGSPRPDGFTSTKDEYVEWVAGQLDQYDTVDLVGHDWGAGLVYRLAATRPLRSWVADVGNVVHPDYVWHSLAQTWQTPGDGEAAVARMLATPREDTAARYTATFRLDEADALEMASGVDETMGSSILSLYRSATPNPHAHWGPWTRVEAPGLVLHPTDDPFCDEAMGRAVARTLGAGFRTIEASHFWPYQAPEQAAEVLTEFWASAR; encoded by the coding sequence GTGATCGTATTCCTGCACGGTGTACCGGAGACCTCGGCGATCTGGCGCAAGGTCCAGGCGGCCGTCGGCGTCGAGTCGGTGGCGCTGGACCTGCCCGGCTTCGGCTCCCCCCGGCCGGACGGGTTCACCTCGACCAAGGACGAGTACGTCGAGTGGGTCGCCGGCCAGCTCGACCAGTACGACACCGTCGACCTGGTCGGCCACGACTGGGGCGCCGGGCTGGTGTACCGGCTCGCGGCGACCCGTCCGCTGCGTTCGTGGGTCGCCGACGTCGGCAACGTGGTACACCCCGACTACGTGTGGCATTCGTTGGCGCAGACCTGGCAGACGCCCGGTGACGGCGAGGCCGCCGTGGCGCGGATGCTGGCAACCCCGCGCGAGGACACAGCCGCCCGGTACACCGCCACTTTCAGGCTGGACGAAGCCGACGCGCTGGAAATGGCGTCGGGCGTCGACGAGACCATGGGCTCGTCCATCCTCTCGCTGTACCGCTCCGCCACGCCGAACCCGCACGCCCACTGGGGCCCGTGGACCCGCGTCGAGGCGCCCGGCCTGGTCCTGCACCCGACCGACGACCCGTTCTGCGACGAGGCCATGGGGCGCGCGGTGGCGCGGACGCTGGGCGCGGGTTTCCGGACGATCGAGGCCAGCCATTTCTGGCCGTACCAGGCCCCGGAGCAGGCCGCGGAGGTCCTCACCGAGTTCTGGGCATCGGCCCGTTAG
- a CDS encoding dihydrofolate reductase family protein, which yields MRKLVYYVGISLDGYIAGPNGEIDFYPVSEEFMGWMGRNYPETLPTHVRRHVGFDDAPNQAFDTLVMGLGTYRPALDAGIASPYGHVKQYIVSTSLEKIDDPAVTLVRDPLPLVRELKQQDGLDVWLAGGGKLAGALLPEIDRLVFKSYPVMAGSGVSAVSGEFQPTQFTVTERLSFDNGATVTWFDRL from the coding sequence TTGCGAAAGCTTGTCTACTACGTCGGCATCTCACTGGACGGCTACATCGCCGGACCGAACGGGGAGATCGACTTCTACCCGGTCAGCGAGGAGTTCATGGGCTGGATGGGCCGGAACTACCCGGAGACGCTGCCCACCCACGTGCGCAGGCACGTCGGCTTCGACGACGCGCCCAACCAGGCGTTCGACACCCTGGTCATGGGCCTCGGCACGTACCGGCCCGCGCTGGACGCCGGTATCGCCAGCCCGTACGGGCACGTCAAGCAGTACATCGTGTCGACGTCGCTGGAGAAGATCGATGACCCGGCGGTGACGCTCGTGCGTGACCCGTTGCCGCTGGTGCGTGAGCTCAAGCAGCAGGACGGCCTGGACGTCTGGCTGGCCGGCGGCGGCAAGCTCGCAGGTGCGTTGCTACCCGAGATCGACCGGTTGGTGTTCAAGAGCTACCCCGTGATGGCCGGTTCCGGCGTCTCCGCCGTGAGCGGCGAGTTCCAGCCGACGCAGTTCACGGTCACCGAGCGCCTGTCGTTCGACAACGGCGCCACCGTCACGTGGTTCGACCGTTTGTAG
- a CDS encoding hemolysin family protein: MTILLGIVVVLALTALTGYFVAQEFGYMAVDRSRLKARAAVGDAVATRALGITRRTSFMLSGAQLGITVTGLLVGYVAEPMIGAGLGELLGGVGIPQGVGIAAGTVLALLFSTGVQMVFGELVPKNLAIARPEPVARRLALSTDLYLKVFGWLIRLFDHASNLLLKLLRIKPVHDVEHAATPRDLEHIVAASRDSGDLPAELSTLLERTLDLHERTAGHAMIPRPLVTTVSADEPVSRAVELMASGFSRLPVLGSDVDDVIGMICLRDVLALDDRLDLAVRSAARPTVMVPASLPLPAVLAQLRAAEEQFACVVDEYGGLAGVITTEDIAEELVGEITDEHDPADDGVAQASEDGWLLSGTAHIDEVARLIGHDLPDGEYETIAGLVITVLQRLPKPGDMATVDLADDQRMTVTVKSVARHVPDTVLLKVMS, from the coding sequence ATGACCATCCTGCTCGGCATTGTCGTCGTCCTCGCGTTGACCGCGCTGACCGGCTATTTCGTTGCCCAGGAATTCGGCTACATGGCCGTCGACCGCTCCAGGCTCAAAGCCCGCGCGGCCGTGGGCGACGCCGTGGCCACCCGCGCGCTGGGCATCACCCGCCGCACGTCGTTCATGCTCTCCGGTGCCCAGCTGGGCATCACCGTCACCGGTCTGCTCGTCGGCTACGTCGCCGAGCCGATGATCGGCGCGGGCCTCGGTGAGCTGCTCGGCGGCGTCGGAATTCCCCAGGGCGTGGGGATCGCGGCCGGCACTGTCCTCGCGCTGCTGTTCTCCACCGGCGTGCAGATGGTGTTCGGCGAGCTCGTGCCGAAGAACCTCGCCATCGCCCGGCCCGAGCCGGTCGCCCGCAGGCTCGCGCTGTCCACGGACCTGTACCTGAAGGTGTTCGGCTGGCTCATCCGGCTGTTCGACCACGCGTCGAACCTGCTGCTCAAGCTGCTGCGGATCAAGCCGGTGCACGACGTCGAGCACGCGGCGACCCCGCGGGACCTCGAGCACATCGTCGCGGCCTCCCGCGACAGCGGGGACCTGCCCGCCGAACTGTCCACTTTGCTGGAACGCACACTCGATCTGCACGAGCGGACGGCCGGGCACGCGATGATCCCCCGGCCGCTGGTCACCACGGTCAGCGCGGACGAGCCGGTCAGCCGCGCGGTCGAACTGATGGCGTCCGGGTTCTCCCGGCTGCCGGTGCTCGGCTCCGATGTGGACGACGTGATCGGGATGATCTGCCTGCGGGACGTGCTCGCCCTGGACGACCGGCTGGACCTCGCCGTCCGCTCGGCCGCCCGGCCGACCGTCATGGTTCCCGCGTCGCTGCCGTTGCCGGCTGTCCTGGCGCAACTGCGCGCCGCCGAGGAACAGTTCGCGTGCGTCGTCGACGAGTACGGCGGCCTGGCCGGTGTGATCACGACGGAGGACATCGCCGAGGAACTCGTCGGCGAGATCACCGACGAACACGACCCGGCAGACGACGGCGTCGCCCAGGCGTCCGAGGACGGCTGGCTGCTGTCCGGTACGGCACACATCGACGAGGTGGCCCGCCTGATCGGCCACGACCTGCCGGACGGCGAGTACGAGACGATCGCGGGGCTGGTCATCACCGTCCTGCAGCGCCTGCCGAAACCGGGCGACATGGCCACTGTGGACCTCGCGGACGACCAGCGGATGACCGTGACAGTCAAGTCCGTGGCCAGGCACGTGCCGGACACCGTGTTGCTGAAGGTGATGTCATGA
- a CDS encoding multicopper oxidase family protein, with the protein MKRQDKPQLGRRRFLGLVGASGLVAVTAGIAGCGNRAGGQALSGPGKVLASKLPLPAKFERPLTVPPVMKPVRKDQNADYYELVQRLGDIEVLPGRKTQVMGFDGRFPGPTFETRRNRRAVVRIANELPVPTSTHLHGGVTKPESDGYPTDLVVPKGYPVHELHGGHTEHMAKPEDYIFNQVSKVYDYDLPQRAATLWYHDHRMDFSGPQVYYGLAGMFIVRDDEEDALPLPKGDKEIPLMICDRSFNEDGSFNYPALDRRLKSLPGVEDDYMDGVLGDVMLVNGTPWPTHDVANTRYRLRLLNACNARRLELALSPGPKEGAPFIQIGSDNGLLEKPQEMKTLPMSPAERFDVIVDFSKFDIGTEVILTNLAGADSTEQVMRFRVTRQESDASSIPAKLSNFERLDRSQAVATRSFDFRRGATNQDHDWTINGRGFQVSTYEAEPKVDTVELWKFTSDFHHPVHVHLGHFQVVSRNGGAPEPRDAGWKDTVDVRPYGVVEVLVKFTDFKGRYMIHCHNLEHEDMAMMVNFRTT; encoded by the coding sequence ATGAAGCGCCAGGACAAGCCGCAGCTGGGGCGGCGCCGGTTCCTCGGCCTGGTCGGCGCGTCGGGACTGGTCGCCGTGACAGCGGGCATCGCGGGCTGCGGCAACCGGGCGGGCGGACAGGCGTTGTCGGGACCGGGCAAGGTGCTGGCGAGCAAACTGCCGCTGCCCGCGAAGTTCGAACGCCCGTTGACGGTGCCGCCGGTGATGAAGCCGGTCCGCAAGGACCAGAACGCCGACTACTACGAACTGGTGCAACGCCTCGGCGACATCGAGGTGCTGCCGGGGCGCAAGACCCAGGTGATGGGCTTCGACGGGCGGTTCCCCGGGCCGACGTTCGAGACCCGCCGCAACCGGCGCGCCGTCGTGCGCATCGCCAACGAGCTGCCGGTGCCGACCTCGACGCACCTGCACGGCGGCGTGACCAAGCCGGAGTCGGACGGCTATCCCACGGATCTGGTCGTGCCGAAGGGATATCCGGTGCACGAGCTGCACGGCGGGCACACCGAGCACATGGCCAAGCCCGAGGACTACATCTTCAACCAGGTCAGCAAGGTCTACGACTACGACCTGCCGCAGCGCGCGGCCACGCTGTGGTACCACGACCACCGGATGGACTTCTCCGGCCCGCAGGTCTACTACGGGCTCGCGGGGATGTTCATCGTGCGGGACGACGAGGAGGACGCTCTGCCGTTGCCCAAGGGCGACAAGGAGATCCCGCTGATGATCTGCGACCGTTCCTTCAACGAGGACGGTTCGTTCAACTACCCGGCGCTCGACCGCAGGCTGAAGTCACTGCCCGGCGTCGAGGACGACTACATGGACGGCGTGCTCGGCGACGTGATGCTGGTCAACGGCACGCCGTGGCCGACGCACGACGTGGCGAACACGCGCTACCGCTTGCGGTTGCTCAACGCCTGCAACGCGCGCAGGCTCGAACTGGCGCTGAGCCCGGGGCCCAAGGAAGGCGCGCCGTTCATCCAGATCGGCAGCGACAACGGCCTGCTGGAGAAGCCGCAGGAGATGAAGACCCTGCCGATGTCGCCTGCCGAGCGGTTCGACGTGATCGTGGACTTCTCGAAGTTCGACATCGGCACCGAGGTGATCCTGACCAACCTGGCCGGCGCGGACTCGACCGAGCAGGTCATGCGCTTCCGGGTGACCAGGCAGGAGAGCGACGCCAGCTCGATCCCGGCGAAGCTGTCGAACTTCGAGCGGCTGGACCGGTCGCAGGCGGTGGCCACCCGGTCGTTCGACTTCCGCAGGGGAGCGACCAACCAGGACCACGACTGGACGATCAACGGCCGCGGGTTCCAGGTGTCCACCTACGAGGCCGAGCCCAAAGTGGACACTGTGGAGCTGTGGAAGTTCACGAGCGACTTCCACCACCCGGTGCACGTGCACCTCGGGCACTTCCAGGTGGTGTCCCGCAACGGCGGCGCACCCGAACCGAGGGACGCGGGCTGGAAGGACACGGTCGACGTCCGGCCGTACGGCGTGGTCGAGGTGCTGGTGAAGTTCACCGACTTCAAAGGGCGGTACATGATCCACTGCCACAACCTCGAACACGAGGACATGGCGATGATGGTGAACTTCCGGACCACCTGA
- a CDS encoding cation diffusion facilitator family transporter, producing the protein MGRGHGHGHGHGVDSALEASRRGMRALWISFAALMVTAIAQAVLVTVTGSVALLGDTLHNFADALTAVPLAVAFLLGRRAATRRFTYGLGRAEDLAGLVILAVIGTSAGLAGWEAAQRLVEPRDMRDIGWVAAAGLVGFAGNELVARYRIAVGRQIGSAALVADGLHARTDGFTSLAVLLSAGGAAVGWRWADPVVGLLITVAILSVLRGAAKEVFGRLLDGVDPALVDQAERALGSSEEVLAVQQLRLRWVGHALHAEAELSVRPELSLRDAHRIAHDAEHRLLHALPRLTRAVLHAHPAGPQGDAAHDLVAHHAARA; encoded by the coding sequence ATGGGACGCGGACATGGTCACGGACACGGTCATGGTGTGGACAGTGCGCTGGAGGCGAGCCGCCGGGGCATGCGGGCACTGTGGATCTCGTTCGCGGCCCTGATGGTCACGGCGATCGCGCAGGCGGTGCTGGTGACGGTCACCGGCTCGGTCGCGCTGCTCGGCGACACGCTGCACAACTTCGCCGACGCACTGACCGCTGTGCCACTGGCGGTCGCGTTCCTCCTGGGAAGACGGGCCGCCACACGGCGGTTCACGTACGGCCTCGGTCGTGCGGAAGACCTCGCCGGACTGGTGATCCTCGCGGTGATCGGCACGTCGGCGGGTCTCGCGGGCTGGGAAGCGGCGCAGCGCCTGGTCGAGCCACGCGACATGCGCGACATCGGCTGGGTGGCCGCGGCGGGGCTGGTCGGTTTCGCCGGGAACGAACTCGTCGCCCGCTACCGCATCGCGGTCGGCAGGCAGATCGGGTCAGCGGCACTGGTGGCCGACGGTCTGCACGCCAGGACAGACGGATTCACCAGCCTGGCAGTCCTGCTGTCGGCCGGAGGCGCGGCTGTGGGATGGCGGTGGGCTGACCCCGTGGTGGGCCTGCTCATCACGGTGGCGATCCTCTCGGTGCTGCGGGGCGCGGCGAAGGAGGTGTTCGGCCGTCTGCTGGACGGGGTGGACCCCGCTTTGGTCGACCAGGCGGAGCGTGCGCTTGGTTCGTCGGAGGAAGTCCTTGCGGTACAGCAACTTCGGCTGCGCTGGGTGGGACACGCGCTGCACGCGGAAGCCGAGCTGTCGGTGCGCCCCGAGCTCAGTCTGCGTGACGCGCACCGGATAGCGCACGACGCGGAACATCGCCTGCTGCACGCGTTGCCGCGGCTGACGAGAGCTGTCCTGCACGCCCATCCAGCCGGGCCGCAGGGCGATGCCGCACACGATCTTGTGGCTCACCACGCGGCACGGGCCTAG
- a CDS encoding CHAP domain-containing protein: protein MRSMLLLGAVCVVLLAVPAAHAATVAKIDTTGDPARLRYGPGTQYGVTGSAANGQSVTIVCTTRSEPASGKRGASLVWNKLTNGSWVAGAYVDTGTTEPECGPTGARPGADDYPYRGNTGVVDRWLMFSGQCTSWVAWRMEQLNGYFHNYGWRNGIQGHWGDAHQWDDNATRLGYRVDRTPKVGAIAHWNANSGGASGLGHVAYISAVNGTIVTVQEYNWNVDRGFGTREVPLDRISTIIHYAAGT, encoded by the coding sequence ATGCGGTCCATGCTTCTCCTCGGCGCCGTGTGCGTTGTCCTGCTGGCTGTTCCGGCTGCGCACGCGGCGACTGTCGCCAAGATCGACACCACTGGCGACCCCGCCCGGCTGCGCTACGGCCCCGGCACGCAGTACGGCGTCACAGGCAGCGCGGCCAACGGCCAGAGCGTGACCATTGTGTGCACCACGCGGTCCGAGCCGGCGTCCGGCAAACGCGGCGCCTCGCTGGTCTGGAACAAGCTCACCAACGGCTCGTGGGTGGCCGGTGCGTACGTCGACACCGGTACGACTGAGCCCGAGTGCGGGCCGACGGGCGCCCGGCCCGGCGCTGACGATTACCCGTACCGCGGCAACACGGGGGTCGTCGACCGCTGGCTGATGTTCTCCGGCCAGTGCACGTCCTGGGTCGCGTGGCGAATGGAACAGCTCAACGGCTACTTCCACAACTACGGCTGGCGCAACGGGATCCAGGGCCACTGGGGCGACGCGCACCAGTGGGACGACAACGCGACACGGCTGGGCTACCGCGTCGACCGGACGCCCAAGGTCGGTGCCATCGCCCATTGGAACGCCAACTCCGGTGGCGCGTCCGGGCTTGGGCACGTCGCGTACATATCAGCGGTGAACGGCACGATCGTGACCGTGCAGGAGTACAACTGGAACGTGGACAGGGGTTTCGGCACCCGCGAGGTGCCGCTCGACCGGATCAGCACCATCATCCACTACGCCGCCGGTACGTGA